From one Rosa rugosa chromosome 4, drRosRugo1.1, whole genome shotgun sequence genomic stretch:
- the LOC133744265 gene encoding uncharacterized protein LOC133744265, translating to MGVPPATGPAAKQKAKLSKPEVEDSSSDDDDPQTIAAALARKRSRTEFRTDPWATDDPVADRLVRRRFSRQVGEGFSAAGEGVSGTPAQETNGDSPSAINAASNMQLVIVPAQVIDDSSPEFEERLPLLHTPREQSILLLESAVPDTGPTSGETAPIATADSSELPVEEGPNVEAVVGEITDEVPAEPVPNVVGEEPAPHAPQVIEVEEIGALPEPVPEAIPVAEPLEAPIAEQPTPSTLERLARVLEVTPPGVVDDAREGLRRLLGPDILTPGVPARVLEYLRMLLREGAVSEDQFQEAI from the exons ATGGGTGTTCCTCCGGCCACTGGCCCGGCCgctaaacagaaagcaaagcTGAGCAAGCCTGAAGTAGAGGACtcttcctctgatgatgatgatcctcAAACT ATTGCTGCTGCTTTAGCACGCAAACGTAGTCGCACTGAATTCCGGACCGATCCTTGGGCAACAGATGATCCAGtcgctgatcgactg GTTCGTCGTAGGTTTTCGAGGCAAGTTGGGGAAGGCTTCTCTGCTGCCGGCGAGGGTGTATCTGGCACGCCAGCCCAAGAAACCAATGGTGACTCTCCCTCTGCAATCAATGCTGCAAGCAACATGCAGTTGGTTATAGTTCCGGCGCAagtcatagatgacagctcgcctGAGTTTGAAGAAAGGCTGCCGCTTCTCCATACCCCCCGCGAGCAATCAATTCTCCTTCTGGAATCAGCAGTGCCCGACACGGGTCCAACCTCTGGTGAGACTGCCCCAATAGCAACAGCAGATTCCAGCGAGCTACCAGTTGAAGAG GGTCCAAATGTAGAAGCGGTAGTCGGAGAAATAACGGATGAGGTTCCTGCTGAACCTGTTCCCAATGTGGTTGGTGAAGAACCTGCTCCtcatgccccccaagtcattgaagTCGAAGAAATAGGAGCACTTCCTGAACCAGTGCCGGAAGCAATACCTGTCGCGGAGCCTCTTGAGGCCCCTATCGCTGAGCAACCTACTCCGTCCACCTTAGAACGGTTAGCTCGTGTGCTCGAAGTGACCCCACCTGGGGTCGTAGACGATGccagagaaggccttcgtcgccTCTTGGGCCCTGATATTCTAACCCCTGGTGTTCCCGCGAGAGTTTTAGAGTATCTGAGAATGCTTCTCCGCGAGGGCGCTGTCTCTGAAGACCAATTCCAAGAG gcAATTTAG
- the LOC133744263 gene encoding uncharacterized protein LOC133744263, whose product MARNRRARRETPPIEDDEQIPRRFADTFGQFFRQIAAALPGSRTDYSVERARKHGAQTFASAASPVEAQRWLDRMERVFSQMDLPEDRKVNLAVQFIEDTAWHWWTGVVNDPANAGPMTWDMFKAYFYGRYFSDAHLNRMQDQFLNLKKREDQSVLEFEQEFLSLAHHMPDLVRTEQSKIRRFVQGLGGKFKDKMLGTPYKSFGEAVSYAMDIESDSPAGFHPRDPGGPSQGPSKRATSTSGSGSSVGSGKSSGSSSRSRTRFRVRDRRSSRGQFSGRQSGQLERSKSYHGGSSGASTSQSAQFGQYQTGGCFMCGQQDHFRRDCPLLTQGARSTPTQTVGQSSVGGSPSGARTSSVGRAGSQQTRGQRGRPVTHARLHAMTQQEGRDSPKANLIPLNLFEFDVILGMDFLEAHGALVDCFRKEVVFRSLGKPEITFRGERNILSSCMISAITTEKLLNKGCQAYLAHIVDTKWEVLNIEDIPVVRKFPDVFPDELPGLPPVREIDFTIELLPGTTPIYQAPYRMAPAELKELKTQLQELLDKGFIRPSVSPWGAPVLFVKKKDGTLRLCIDYRKLNKVTVKNKYPLPWIDDLFDQLRSAKVFSKIDLRTGYHQLRIRESDVPKTAFRSRYGHYEFVVMPFGLTNAPAAFMDLMNRVFRQYLDRFVIVFIDDILVYSKSDELHIKHLKLVLWTLREARLYAKLSKCEFWFNSIGFLGHVVSAEGISVDPQKVEAVLNWGRPTTVTEIRSFLGLAGYYRRFVQDFSRLAAPLTKSSRKGQCGVNLKIENGSGALIASFHVRPNLIDKCGRHKMKMNI is encoded by the exons ATGGCTCGTAATCGCCGAGCACGTAGGGAAACTCCTCCTATTGAGGATGATGAACAGATACCTAGGAGGTTTGCGGATACTTTTGGGCAGTTCTTTCGACAGATTGCTGCAGCGCTCCCCGGGTCACGTACCGACTACTCTGTGGAACGTGCTAGGAAGCATGGGGCCCAGACTTTTGCTTCTGCCGCCTCACCTGTTGAGGCTCAGCGGTGGCTTGACAggatggagagagttttctcccAGATGGACCTTCCAGAGGACAGGAAAGTGAATTTGGCAGTACAGTTCATTGAGGATACCGCCTGGCATTGGTGGACTGGTGTGGTCAATGATCCTGCAAATGCTGGCCCGATGACATGGGATATGTTCAAGGCCTATTTCTATGGACGGTACTTTAGTGATGCCCACCTTAATCGGATGCAGGAccagtttttgaatttgaagaagagagaggatcAGTCAGTGTTAGAGTTTGAGCAGGAGTTTCTCTCCTTGGCTCACCATATGCCGGATTTGGTTCGTACGGAGCAAAGTAAGATTCGTAGATTTGTCCAGGGACTTGGAGGAAAGTTTAAGGATAAGATGTTAGGCACACCGTACAAGAGTTTTGGTGAGGCAGTATCTTATGCCATGGACATTGAGTCGGACTCACCTGCTGGATTTCACCCTAGGGATCCTGGTGGCCCTAGCCAGGGTCCATCTAAGAGGGCTACTTCCACatctggttctggttcttcaGTTGGTAGTGGAAAGAGCAGTGGTTCCAGTTCGAGGTCCCGTACTAGATTCAGGGTACGGGACAGGAGATCCTCACGTGGTCAGTTTAGTGGACGACAGTCTGGACAACTTGAGAGGTCCAAGAGTTATCATGGTGGTTCGAGTGGGGCTTCTACTAGCCAGTCAGCTCAGTTTGGGCAGTATCAGACAGGGGGGTGTTTCATGTGTGGTCAGCAGGATCACTTCAGGAGGGACTGCCCTCTTTTGACTCAGGGAGCTAGATCTACCCCCACTCAGACTGTTGGCCAGTCCTCTGTTGGCGGTTCTCCTAGTGGTGCCCGCACTAGCTCGGTAGGCCGAGCTGGTTCTCAGCAGACCAGGGGTCAGCGGGGTCGTCCTGTGACACATGCTAGATTGCACGCCATGACCCAGCAGGAGGGCCGTGATTCACCAAAG GCCAACCTAATTCCTCTAAACCTTTTCGAGTTTGATGTAATTCTGGGGATGGACTTTCTGGAGGCACATGGTGCATTGGTTGATTGCTTCCGTAAAGAAGTAGTGTTTCGAAGTCTAGGAAAACCGGAAATCACTTTCCGTGGTGAACGGAACATTCTCTCCTCTTGCATGATTTCGGCCATTACAACTGAAAAGCTTTTGAATAAGGGTTGTCAGGCTTATTTAGCACACATTGTGGATACAAAGTGGGAGGTGTTGAATATTGAGGATATTCCGGTGGTCAGGAAGTTTCCGGATGTGTTTCCTGATGAACTACCTGGTTTGCCTCCAGTAAGAGAAATAGACTTTACCATTGAATTGCTCCCTGGTACTACACCTATATATCAGGCACCTTATAGAATGGCCCCAGCTGAGCTGAAAGAGTTGAAGACCCAGTTACAGGAATTGTTGGATAAAGGTTTCATTCGGCCAAGTGTGTCCCCTTGGGGTGCTCCGGTGCTTTTTGTTAAGAAGAAGGATGGCACTTTGAGGTTGTGTATTGATTATAGAAAATTGAATAAGGTCACAGTGAAGAACAAGTATCCATTACCATGGATTGATGATTTATTTGATCAATTGCGGAGTGCCAAAGTCTTTTCTAAGATTGATTTGAGGACAGGTTATCACCAGCTACGGATAAGAGAGTCTGATGTACCCAAGACCGCTTTCCGATCACGTTATGGTCATTATGAGTTTGTGGTGATGCCTTTTGGATTAACCAATGCTCCTGCAGCCTTTATGGATCTCATGAATCGGGTATTCCGTCAATACTTGGACCGTTTTGTGATTGTGTTTATTGATGACATTCTGGTTTACTCCAAGAGTGATGAGCTTCATATTAAGCATTTGAAGCTAGTACTTTGGACTTTGAGGGAAGCTAGACTATATGCTAAGTTGAGTAAGTGTGAATTCTGGTTTAACAGCATAGGATTCTTGGGTCATGTGGTATCAGCTGAAGGTATTAGTGTGGACCCTCAAAAGGTGGAAGCGGTTTTGAATTGGGGAAGACCCACCACGGTGACGGAAATTCGAAGTTTCTTGGGTTTAGCTGGATATTATCGGCGGTTCGTGCAGGATTTCTCTAGACTTGCAGCCCCCCTCACTAAATCATCCAGGAAGGGCCAATGTG GAGTTAATTTGAAGATTGAGAATGGGTCTGGAGCATTGATAGCTAGCTTCCATGTGAGGCCGAATCTCATTGATAAGTGCGGGAGgcacaagatgaagatgaatatCTAA